The Pan paniscus chromosome 12, NHGRI_mPanPan1-v2.0_pri, whole genome shotgun sequence genome window below encodes:
- the MCFD2 gene encoding multiple coagulation factor deficiency protein 2 isoform X2, translating to MEHLEGVINKPEAEMSPQELQLHYFKMHDYDGNNLLDGLELSTAITHVHKEEGSEQAPLMSEDELINIIDGVLRDDDKNNDGYIDYAEFAKSLQ from the exons ATGGAGCATCTAGAAGGTGTCATCAACAAACCAGAGGCGGAGATGTCGCCACAAGAATTGCAGCTCCATTACTTCAAAATGCATGATTATGATGGCAATAATTTGCTTGATGGCTTAGAACTCTCCACAGCCATCACTCATGTCCATAAGGAG GAAGGGAGTGAACAGGCACCACTAATGAGCGAAGATGAACTGATTAACATAATAGATGGTGTTTTGAGAGATGATGACAAGAACAATGATGGATACATTGACTATGCTGAATTTGCAAAATCACTGCAGTAG
- the MCFD2 gene encoding multiple coagulation factor deficiency protein 2 isoform X1, which yields MTMRSLLRTPFLCGLLWAFCAPGARAEEPAASFSQPGSMGLDKNTVHDQEHIMEHLEGVINKPEAEMSPQELQLHYFKMHDYDGNNLLDGLELSTAITHVHKEEGSEQAPLMSEDELINIIDGVLRDDDKNNDGYIDYAEFAKSLQ from the exons ATGACCATGAGATCCCTGCTCAGAACCCCCTTCCTGTGTGGCCTGCTCTGGGCCTTTTGTGCCCCAGGCGCCAGGGCTGAGGAGCCTGCAGCCAGCTTCTCCCAACCCGGCAGCATGGGCCTGGATAAGAACACAGTGCACGATCAAGA GCATATCATGGAGCATCTAGAAGGTGTCATCAACAAACCAGAGGCGGAGATGTCGCCACAAGAATTGCAGCTCCATTACTTCAAAATGCATGATTATGATGGCAATAATTTGCTTGATGGCTTAGAACTCTCCACAGCCATCACTCATGTCCATAAGGAG GAAGGGAGTGAACAGGCACCACTAATGAGCGAAGATGAACTGATTAACATAATAGATGGTGTTTTGAGAGATGATGACAAGAACAATGATGGATACATTGACTATGCTGAATTTGCAAAATCACTGCAGTAG